A genome region from Arachis duranensis cultivar V14167 chromosome 8, aradu.V14167.gnm2.J7QH, whole genome shotgun sequence includes the following:
- the LOC107460384 gene encoding mRNA-decapping enzyme subunit 2 isoform X2 has protein sequence MWHRLDDLQPASDEVICRGITGPKLYMVSPFLASLKSWTHPPPLAPRPDLPLKVKEFACGKQSTVLQGVAHHSWIASPQSLKMNFKILI, from the exons ATGTGGCACCGGCTTGATGACCTTCAACCAGCAAGTGATGAAGTGATATGTCGTGGAATCACTGGCCCCAAGCTTTATATGGTATCCCCTTTTTTGGC ATCCTTGAAATCATGGACACATCCACCTCCTTTGGCTCCAAGGCCTGATTTGCCACTTAAAG TTAAGGAATTTGCGTGTGGAAAGCAAAGCACAGTTCTACAGGGAGTAGCCCATCATTCATGGATAGCCAGCCCACAAAGTCTGAAaatgaatttcaaaatcttgATATAG
- the LOC107460384 gene encoding mRNA-decapping enzyme subunit 2 isoform X1 codes for MWHRLDDLQPASDEVICRGITGPKLYMVSPFLASLKSWTHPPPLAPRPDLPLKGICVWKAKHSSTGSSPSFMDSQPTKSENEFQNLDIGPGRSFRNFKFNTALILQAMETAFSS; via the exons ATGTGGCACCGGCTTGATGACCTTCAACCAGCAAGTGATGAAGTGATATGTCGTGGAATCACTGGCCCCAAGCTTTATATGGTATCCCCTTTTTTGGC ATCCTTGAAATCATGGACACATCCACCTCCTTTGGCTCCAAGGCCTGATTTGCCACTTAAAG GAATTTGCGTGTGGAAAGCAAAGCACAGTTCTACAGGGAGTAGCCCATCATTCATGGATAGCCAGCCCACAAAGTCTGAAaatgaatttcaaaatcttgATATAGGGCCTGGCAGGAGCTTcaggaattttaaatttaatactgCATTGATCTTACAAGCCATGGAAACAGCAttttcttcttga
- the LOC107460383 gene encoding wall-associated receptor kinase-like 14 gives MIIIRKHTILILLVLCFLFLSLSTAQVNYRTCNQTCGSSKPYPYPFGFSSDCGIRLNCTTDGGILIGKFPVQEVTTDSIIVGIKAQCNRPFYTFHELFSHKYAPTSGNVIFVQNCSKTASSCTVPEAMVREYFDYSEDCREGSSLSCYFENNSTNKFLNKSILDGYGCGNFMSSICSENLRNNSGATVSLEVATIQLGWWLQGACQCSSDANCTEIESPVDRKPGFRCTCKEGFVGDGFLAGTGCTRIRASSACNAAKYMSGRCGGTARFVILIAGFAVGISVMISAVSVFCCLFKRRSKLRVTKSTKRRFTEATVNYSVPIYPYKDIERATNSFSEKQRLGTGAYGTVYAGKLHNNDELVAIKRIKQRDANDSIEQVMNEIKLLSSVSHTNLVRLLGCCIEHGEQILVYEFMPNGTLSQHLQKERGDGLSWPIRLRIATETAQAIAHLHSAMNPPIYHRDIKSSNILLDSNFGSKVADFGLSRLGMTEISHISTAPQGTPGYVDPQYHQDFHLSDKSDVYSFGVVLVEIITGLKVVDFTRPHNEVNLASLATDRIGNGLLDEIIDPFLVPQARSDPWTLSSIHKVAELAFRCLAFHRDMRPSMTEVASELEQLTLTTWPSFGDNHNCVASTELSSSSSSSSSSNESEKPLSSRTKVGLLTGPKLRSLLDRTKSSSPVSVQDREVWLSEQSSPSSNSFPSKSFD, from the exons ATGATCATCATCAGAAAGCACACAATTTTGATCCTTCTAGTGTTAtgctttctcttcctctctctaagCACAGCACAAGTGAACTACCGAACGTGCAACCAAACATGCGGTTCATCCAAACCTTACCCTTACCCTTTCGGATTCTCCTCCGACTGCGGAATCCGCCTCAATTGTACCACCGACGGCGGAATCTTGATCGGTAAATTCCCAGTCCAAGAAGTAACAACGGACAGCATAATCGTCGGCATCAAAGCACAGTGCAATCGCCCATTTTATACATTCCACGAACTCTTCAGCCACAAGTACGCTCCCACATCGGGGAACGTGATCTTCGTGCAGAACTGCTCCAAAACGGCGTCGTCTTGCACCGTTCCGGAGGCTATGGTGCGGGAATACTTTGACTACTCTGAGGATTGCAGAGAGGGAAGTAGCTTGAGCTGCTACTTCGAAAACAACAGCACCAACAAGTTCTTGAATAAGAGCATCTTGGATGGGTACGGCTGTGGCAACTTTATGTCTTCCATCTGTTCGGAAAATTTGAGGAACAATTCCGGTGCTACGGTGTCGTTGGAGGTAGCCACAATTCAGCTTGGTTGGTGGCTTCAGGGAGCTTGCCAGTGTTCTAGTGATGCTAATTGTACCGAAATTGAGTCCCCCGTTGATCGGAAACCCGGCTTTCGGTGTACCTGCAAGGAAGGCTTTGTCGGCGATGGCTTTCTTGCCGGAACAGGCTGTACGAGAATCAGAG CCTCTTCAGCATGCAACGCAGCCAAGTACATGTCTGGCAGATGTGGAGGAACAGCGAGATTTGTCATCTTGATTGCAG GATTTGCTGTAGGAATTTCAGTGATGATAAGTGCGGTTTCAgtattttgttgtttgtttAAAAGGCGCAGCAAATTGAGAGTCACAAAGAGCACAAAAAGGCGGTTCACGGAAGCAACCGTCAACTACAGCGTCCCTATCTATCCCTACAAAGACATAGAGAGAGCCACCAACAGTTTCTCTGAGAAACAACGCCTGGGAACCGGTGCATACGGTACAGTTTACGCGGGAAAACTTCACAACAATGATGAATTGGTTGCCATCAAGAGAATAAAACAGAGGGACGCCAACGACAGCATCGAGCAAGTAATGAACGAGATCAAGCTCCTCTCTTCAGTCAGCCACACTAACTTAGTGCGATTGTTGGGTTGCTGCATAGAACACGGAGAACAGATCCTCGTCTATGAGTTCATGCCGAACGGAACATTGAGTCAGCATCTTCAAAAAGAACGAGGAGACGGTCTTTCATGGCCGATTCGATTAAGAATTGCCACCGAAACAGCACAAGCCATTGCACATCTTCACTCTGCCATGAATCCCCCAATCTACCATAGAGATATCAAATCCAGCAACATACTCTTGGATTCCAATTTCGGTTCAAAGGTAGCTGATTTCGGTCTCTCTAGACTTGGAATGACTGAAATATCCCACATTTCAACGGCGCCACAGGGGACCCCTGGCTATGTTGATCCGCAGTACCATCAAGACTTTCATCTTTCTGACAAGAGTGATGTTTACAGCTTCGGCGTTGTTCTTGTTGAGATCATAACTGGACTCAAGGTGGTTGACTTTACCCGCCCTCATAATGAAGTGAACCTGGCCTCCCTTGCAACTGATAGGATCGGGAACGGGCTCTTGGACGAGATCATAGACCCCTTTCTTGTGCCTCAAGCAAGAAGTGATCCTTGGACACTTTCCTCAATACACAAGGTTGCTGAGTTGGCATTTAGATGCCTTGCGTTCCATAGAGATATGAGGCCTTCAATGACAGAAGTGGCAAGCGAGTTAGAACAACTCACTCTTACTACGTGGCCTAGTTTTGGTGACAATCATAATTGTGTAGCTTCTACAGAGttatcctcttcttcttcctcctcctcctcttctaaTGAGAGTGAGAAACCACTTAGCAGTAGAACCAAGGTCGGGCTATTAACTGGGCCCAAGTTAAGGTCGTTGTTGGATAGGACCAAAAGTAGCTCACCGGTTTCGGTGCAAGATAGAGAAGTATGGTTGAGTGAACAAAGCTCTCCCTCGTCAAATAGTTTCCCTAGCAAGTCATTTGATTGA
- the LOC107460384 gene encoding mRNA-decapping enzyme subunit 2 isoform X3: MVSPFLASLKSWTHPPPLAPRPDLPLKGICVWKAKHSSTGSSPSFMDSQPTKSENEFQNLDIGPGRSFRNFKFNTALILQAMETAFSS; encoded by the exons ATGGTATCCCCTTTTTTGGC ATCCTTGAAATCATGGACACATCCACCTCCTTTGGCTCCAAGGCCTGATTTGCCACTTAAAG GAATTTGCGTGTGGAAAGCAAAGCACAGTTCTACAGGGAGTAGCCCATCATTCATGGATAGCCAGCCCACAAAGTCTGAAaatgaatttcaaaatcttgATATAGGGCCTGGCAGGAGCTTcaggaattttaaatttaatactgCATTGATCTTACAAGCCATGGAAACAGCAttttcttcttga